Proteins from a genomic interval of Diospyros lotus cultivar Yz01 chromosome 6, ASM1463336v1, whole genome shotgun sequence:
- the LOC127804275 gene encoding protein LYK5 isoform X2, which produces MPNNSMQETKFLTATTQTKEAHLQPSFTPVLAKARLAELFSSSGWYYQANTTYVTSTVHETYFIIANQTFQGLSTCDILMRENVYGKLDLGYRGLKLQVPLRCACPSRNQVASGAKFILTYLVTWNDRIPEVSKRFSVSARSVVDANGFSEEDPVLYPFTTILIPIPAEPSSSQSRGKPRNRKSKKGLYIGAGTGVAAALLCFVLFLGFMRRKGNGVRVVSWKVEEEKKKLQLSRDLLLGITKVDRALKLHEFKDLEAATGNFAPQNRLSNSVYWGVLCGEVLAIKKMNTDASGELQILNRINHSNLISLYGACQNNGVFYLIYEFMENGSLKDWLHKECCQELQSCSRRIQIALDVANGLLYLHNFTQPAYIHKDINSSNILLNRDLRAKIANFSLAKSAEQGENQQSSARCALNRKGYVAPEYSEAGLVTPMMDVYAFGVVLLELITGKDAVSEQDGEESLLSDAVLSIAHGGNAVFGNLIDPRLQVKHPLGYTIDRSELAVSVIKLSIACLAQEPESRLNMAEVFRTLTRIQLEDAENFTVS; this is translated from the exons ATGCCCAACAACAGTATGCAGGAAACCAAGTTCTTGACTGCAACAACACAGACGAAGGAGGCCCATCTCCAGCCTTCCTTTACTCCTGTACTGGCAAAAGCCCGTCTTGCAGAGCTTTTCTCATCTTCAG GCTGGTACTATCAGGCCAACACGACTTATGTTACCTCGactgttcatgagacctatttCATCATTGCGAACCAGACATTCCAGGGTCTATCTACTTGCGACATACTCATGCGCGAGAACGTTTATGGGAAGTTGGATTTGGGTTATCGTGGTCTGAAGTTGCAGGTACCGCTTAGATGTGCCTGTCCCTCCAGAAACCAGGTTGCTAGTGGCGCAAAGTTTATACTTACTTACTTGGTTACATGGAACGACAGGATTCCTGAAGTTAGCAAGAGGTTTAGTGTAAGTGCTAGAAGTGTTGTTGATGCCAATGGATTCTCTGAAGAAGATCCAGTTCTCTACCCTTTCACTACTATTCTAATTCCGATCCCAGCTGAACCTTCGAGCTCTCAGAGCCGAGGTAAGCCGAGGAACAGAAAGTCAAAGAAAGGACTGTATATTGGTGCTGGAACTGGTGTTGCTGCTGCGCTTCTctgctttgttttgtttttgggcTTCATGCGTCGTAAGGGAAACGGCGTACGTGTGGTGTCTTGGaaggttgaggaggagaaaaagaaacttCAGCTGTCAAGAGATCTGCTCCTTGGTATAACCAAAGTCGATCGAGCTTTGAAACTCCACGAATTCAAAGACTTAGAGGCCGCCACTGGCAATTTTGCCCCACAAAACAGGCTGAGCAACTCTGTTTATTGGGGAGTCCTTTGCGGGGAAGTGTTAGCCATTAAGAAGATGAACACAGATGCATCTGGCGAGCTGCAAATTCTCAACAGGATCAACCACTCCAATTTGATAAGCCTTTATGGTGCGTGCCAAAATAATGGGGTCTTCTACCTTATTTATGAATTCATGGAGAACGGTTCTTTAAAGGATTGGCTCCACAAAGAGTGTTGCCAAGAGCTTCAGAGTTGTAGCCGCAGAATTCAAATTGCTTTGGATGTCGCTAACGGGCTTCTCTATCTTCATAACTTCACACAGCCTGCATACATACACAAGGATATTAATAGTAGCAATATCCTACTAAACAGAGATCTAAGGGCCAAGATTGCAAACTTCAGCCTTGCAAAATCGGCAGAACAAGGAGAAAATCAACAGTCGTCAGCAAGGTGTGCTCTCAACAGAAAAGGCTACGTGGCACCAGAATACTCAGAAGCGGGACTAGTGACACCCATGATGGATGTCTATGCATTTGGGGTTGTTCTGTTGGAGCTGATTACAGGAAAGGATGCGGTTTCCGAGCAGGATGGAGAAGAATCGCTACTCTCAGATGCAGTACTGTCGATCGCACATGGAGGAAATGCAGTGTTCGGGAATCTAATAGACCCTCGCCTACAAGTAAAACACCCACTTGGTTACACCATAGATCGATCAGAACTTGCAGTAAGCGTGATCAAGTTGAGTATAGCCTGCTTGGCACAAGAACCAGAAAGCAGATTAAACATGGCTGAAGTATTCCGAACTCTAACCAGGATTCAGTTGGAGGATGCAGAAAACTTTACTGTTTCTTAG
- the LOC127804275 gene encoding protein LYK5 isoform X1: MEGFLLGFFITFGFLNSVLDAQQQYAGNQVLDCNNTDEGGPSPAFLYSCTGKSPSCRAFLIFRSQFPYNSVATISNLTSSDPLELARINDVSISELFPPQKEVIVPVNCSCAGWYYQANTTYVTSTVHETYFIIANQTFQGLSTCDILMRENVYGKLDLGYRGLKLQVPLRCACPSRNQVASGAKFILTYLVTWNDRIPEVSKRFSVSARSVVDANGFSEEDPVLYPFTTILIPIPAEPSSSQSRGKPRNRKSKKGLYIGAGTGVAAALLCFVLFLGFMRRKGNGVRVVSWKVEEEKKKLQLSRDLLLGITKVDRALKLHEFKDLEAATGNFAPQNRLSNSVYWGVLCGEVLAIKKMNTDASGELQILNRINHSNLISLYGACQNNGVFYLIYEFMENGSLKDWLHKECCQELQSCSRRIQIALDVANGLLYLHNFTQPAYIHKDINSSNILLNRDLRAKIANFSLAKSAEQGENQQSSARCALNRKGYVAPEYSEAGLVTPMMDVYAFGVVLLELITGKDAVSEQDGEESLLSDAVLSIAHGGNAVFGNLIDPRLQVKHPLGYTIDRSELAVSVIKLSIACLAQEPESRLNMAEVFRTLTRIQLEDAENFTVS, from the coding sequence ATGGAGGGCTTTCTGCTTGGTTTCTTCATAACCTTTGGCTTTCTGAATTCTGTACTCGATGCCCAACAACAGTATGCAGGAAACCAAGTTCTTGACTGCAACAACACAGACGAAGGAGGCCCATCTCCAGCCTTCCTTTACTCCTGTACTGGCAAAAGCCCGTCTTGCAGAGCTTTTCTCATCTTCAGGTCTCAGTTTCCTTACAACTCAGTCGCTACCATTTCAAACCTTACTTCTTCAGACCCGCTAGAGCTTGCCCGCATCAACGATGTTTCAATCTCTGAGCTCTTTCCTCCTCAAAAAGAGGTAATCGTTCCTGTAAATTGTTCTTGTGCAGGCTGGTACTATCAGGCCAACACGACTTATGTTACCTCGactgttcatgagacctatttCATCATTGCGAACCAGACATTCCAGGGTCTATCTACTTGCGACATACTCATGCGCGAGAACGTTTATGGGAAGTTGGATTTGGGTTATCGTGGTCTGAAGTTGCAGGTACCGCTTAGATGTGCCTGTCCCTCCAGAAACCAGGTTGCTAGTGGCGCAAAGTTTATACTTACTTACTTGGTTACATGGAACGACAGGATTCCTGAAGTTAGCAAGAGGTTTAGTGTAAGTGCTAGAAGTGTTGTTGATGCCAATGGATTCTCTGAAGAAGATCCAGTTCTCTACCCTTTCACTACTATTCTAATTCCGATCCCAGCTGAACCTTCGAGCTCTCAGAGCCGAGGTAAGCCGAGGAACAGAAAGTCAAAGAAAGGACTGTATATTGGTGCTGGAACTGGTGTTGCTGCTGCGCTTCTctgctttgttttgtttttgggcTTCATGCGTCGTAAGGGAAACGGCGTACGTGTGGTGTCTTGGaaggttgaggaggagaaaaagaaacttCAGCTGTCAAGAGATCTGCTCCTTGGTATAACCAAAGTCGATCGAGCTTTGAAACTCCACGAATTCAAAGACTTAGAGGCCGCCACTGGCAATTTTGCCCCACAAAACAGGCTGAGCAACTCTGTTTATTGGGGAGTCCTTTGCGGGGAAGTGTTAGCCATTAAGAAGATGAACACAGATGCATCTGGCGAGCTGCAAATTCTCAACAGGATCAACCACTCCAATTTGATAAGCCTTTATGGTGCGTGCCAAAATAATGGGGTCTTCTACCTTATTTATGAATTCATGGAGAACGGTTCTTTAAAGGATTGGCTCCACAAAGAGTGTTGCCAAGAGCTTCAGAGTTGTAGCCGCAGAATTCAAATTGCTTTGGATGTCGCTAACGGGCTTCTCTATCTTCATAACTTCACACAGCCTGCATACATACACAAGGATATTAATAGTAGCAATATCCTACTAAACAGAGATCTAAGGGCCAAGATTGCAAACTTCAGCCTTGCAAAATCGGCAGAACAAGGAGAAAATCAACAGTCGTCAGCAAGGTGTGCTCTCAACAGAAAAGGCTACGTGGCACCAGAATACTCAGAAGCGGGACTAGTGACACCCATGATGGATGTCTATGCATTTGGGGTTGTTCTGTTGGAGCTGATTACAGGAAAGGATGCGGTTTCCGAGCAGGATGGAGAAGAATCGCTACTCTCAGATGCAGTACTGTCGATCGCACATGGAGGAAATGCAGTGTTCGGGAATCTAATAGACCCTCGCCTACAAGTAAAACACCCACTTGGTTACACCATAGATCGATCAGAACTTGCAGTAAGCGTGATCAAGTTGAGTATAGCCTGCTTGGCACAAGAACCAGAAAGCAGATTAAACATGGCTGAAGTATTCCGAACTCTAACCAGGATTCAGTTGGAGGATGCAGAAAACTTTACTGTTTCTTAG